The Aeoliella mucimassa genome includes the window TCCTCCAGCGAAACATCGATGCCGACATCGACCGCCGCCCGGTGCAGGCACTTGGCCACGTAATTCTCATCGCGCACCGTGGTTCCAGCGAGGTCAAACATCACCATGCGAACGGCGGACACAGGAGACTCCAAGGCAAAAGAAAACAGGTGTGCGTGATTCTTACTCACGTAGGATACCGACTGGTCGCATCTGGGGGAATGGGGTAAATCGCCGCCGATCCACCGAGAATGCAGGAAACTATCGCGAAGGATTCTGATGCTAATCACAACCATGAAGATTCGGTGAAGAGCGGTTTGGTTTCCGGCCGGTTGAAGGAGAAAAGTACCAATTATCTTGTTCGTTTTACTGAAAAGTGCGCAGGGTGCCGGGCATCTTCACGCCTTCTTAATGGGGGAGTGTTACATCAGTAGATTCGCGCGTGGGCTGCTCGACGAGTGGAGCACGCCAAGTTCGGCACCAGCTACTGCAAACCGCTATACTGCGACTCGCCCGAATCGTGTGTCGTGACTGTTGATCCCCCTGACTGGGAGTGGAACTTGGACAATCCGTATGCTGCATCCGAGGCTGTCGACGCGTCTGACGCAGGTGCTACGGGTATGTCGAAATGGTTGTCGGGGTTGCCGTCGCCGGTGTTCTCGGCCTACTGCATCGTGGCCGCGTTCACGACGTATTTCTGCATGTACGCGTTTCGCAAGCCGTTTACGGCCGGCGAATTCGAAGAGCCGCTGAGTCTTGAATACTACGGCGTCGCTTACAAAACGGTTCTCGTCGCCGCTCAGGTGTCGGGTTATACGATCTCGAAGTTCGTCGGCATCAAGGTGATATCCGAGATGCCGCCGGGCCGGCGGGCGGTGTTCATCCTCGGCTTGATCGGCGTGGCCGAGCTCGCTTTGCTACTGTTCGGCATGACTCCGGTTCCCTGGAACTTCGTGTTCCTGTTCCTCAATGGCTTGCCGCTCGGCATGGTGTTCGGACTGGTGCTCTCCTTCTTGGAAGGTCGCCAGGTAACCGAAGCGTTGAGTGCTGGCTTGTGTGCCAGCTTTATTCTGGCCTCCGGCGTCGTGAAGTCGGTCGGGCGAATGCTGATCGTCGATTTCGGCGTTTCCGAGTATTGGATGCCTGCTTTGACTGGCTTGTTGTTTGTACCGCCGCTGTTCTTGGGCGTATGGATGCTGAGCCGTATCCCCGCTCCGAATCAGAACGATGTGAGCGAACGATCGGAGCGGCAACCTATGACTGGTAAAGACCGCATCGATCTGTTCCTGCGACACGCTTTCGGGCTGAGTGCGATTGTCGTTGTCTATTCGTTGTTAACTGTGATTCGCAGCTTCCGCGACGACTTTGCCGTGGAACTATGGTCCGAACTCGGCACCGAGGGCGAGCCAAGCATCTTTGCTCGCTCGGAGTTGTTGGTGATGTTTGGAGTGATCTTCATTAACGGCAGCGCCGTGTTCATTCGTAACAACCGCACCGCGTTACTCGGATCGTATTCATTGATCTGCGGAGGCTTCGTGCTGGTGCTGGCCAGTCTTGCGGGGCACTCGGCCGGGGTGCTCGACCCGTTCACTTTTATGGTGTTGTTGGGGCTGGGGGCCTACGTTCCTTACGTGGCAATCCATACCACGGTGTTCGAGCGATTGCTCGCTGCGTTTCACGAACGCGGCAACATTGGTTACCTGATGTACCTGGCCGACGCGACCGGCTACCTGGTCTACGTCGGTGTGATGATTTTGAAGAACTACCTACCCAAAGGCATCAATTTTCTGCCTTTGTTCGTGAATACCACGTTTTGGATGAGTTGCGTATCGCTCGGATTAGGAGCGATGCTTCTAGTGCATTACGGTCGGCGCATTCCCCGCGATCAAAGCCCCGTACCGATCGCCGATGAACCTTTGCCCGAAACGGTTTGATTGCCCATCATCCAAAGCAAGCTGGCGAAAACGTCAGCGGTTCAGCCTCCCTCCCCACCGACCCACCTACTGCATTCAAGGCGAACTTCTATGAAACCACGTTTGATCACCCTCTCAGTAGCCATCGTCTGTCTATGGCTTAGTGCTGCACTTCAGGCGGCAGAGCTAGTAAAGTTAAACGAACAAAACTGGGACGCGACGGTTCCGGCTGGTAAGGAAGTCGATGCCATCTACGGCGATCGTGCACTTGTGAGCGACCGAGTGGTCGCCATCGTGGCCGACGCAAAGAAGTCGCGGAACGCCAACCTGACGATCCGAGGCGTGGCGGGGACGGTAATCGACTTCACCGAACGGGGCGATCAGAACGATCAGCTTAGCTGCTTCTATCCTCATGCGGGATCCTACGACATCACCGGCCCGGTCGAATGGCCTGCCGACCTGCCCGCGACCGAAGGCTCGGCCAAAGTGGCTTACCAATTGACTCCCCCCGAGGATGCCACAGCGACGATGTCGCCCTGCACGCTGGTCGTTGGCTACGAACTCGAAGAAGGCAAGAACTATCTCACCATCCGTTCGCTGATTACCAATCCCACCGACGAGACCGTCTCGTTCCAATTGGCCGACGGCATCCGGGCCGATGGTGACTTCAAGTTTGGTGTCCACCAACCGCTGAACGTCTGGTGGTGTCAGGATGAGTACTGGCAGCAAGCCTACGGCGTGATTCCAGTCGATAGCGTCTGGAAGATGGCCGACAAGAAAACCACTAAGCGGAAGCCACGGCTCATTCAGTATCGCAGCGATTCGAACAAAGCTATGGAAATCGCCGCTGGTAAGAGCGTGGTGCTCGAGCGTCGGCTCTATGCAGCGCCCGACACCATGGCCCTATTGGCCAAGATTGCCGCCGATCAAGGCCAACCGACCGCGACGGTCACGGTGAAAGTGACCGACCCCGATGGCCCCGTGGCTGGCGCCACGGTCAAAGCGATTGTCGATAGCAAAGTGGTCGCGACGGCCAAGACCGACGATACCGGCTCGCTGGTGGCCAAGGTGCCGGTGGGTAGCTACCGCTGGGTGATCGAGTCGCTCGGCCGCAAACAGCAGGATCTGAACACCGATCTCGAAGCAGACGGGGAAGTGACGATCGAATCGAAGCTGTCGCAACTTGGCCACGTAGCTGGCTCGGTGACCGACGGCGAAGGACAGGCGATTCCCTGTCGCGTGGCGTTGTACGGTCTCAACGTCGAGGATCCCAATTTCGGTCCCGATAGCGCGGTGCATGGTGTTCGCAATCTCTGGCACACCGCCGACGGAACGTTCGACGTGGCCGTGTTGCCGGGTGAGTATCGCCTGGTGCTTAGCTATGGCCCCGAGTACGACGCAGTGATCAAGAACATCGAAGTCGCAGCGGGCGAGGCCACCGAGGTTGCTGAGCAACTGGTGCATTCGGTCGACACCACCGGTTGGCTCAGCTCGGAACTGCACAGCCATTCGTCCCCCTCGGGCGACAACACCGCCAGCCAGCGCGGGCGGGTGCTAAACCTGCTGGTTGATCAGTTGGAGTTCATTCCCTGCACCGAGCATCAACGCGTTTCGACTTATGTTGCTCACCTCGAGCACTTCAACGCCATGCAGCGGGTGCTGACCTGCAGCGGGATTGAGATGACCGGCTCACCGCTTCCGATTAACCACCAAAATGCATTCCCGTTGGTCGAGCGTCCACGCACCCAAAACGGCGGTGGCCCGACTCGTCACGTGAATCCCGAAGTGCAAATCGAGCGATTGGCCATGTGGGACTCGCAGAGCGACAAAGTGGTGCAGATCAATCACCCTAACATCGGCCAGATGGTCGGCGACAAGAATCTCGATGGCACGCCCGACGAAGGCTTCCGCAAGATGTTTGGCTTTGCCGACGTGATCGAAGTACATCCGATGGGAGCCATCTTCGAACCACTAACTGTCGGCGACGATGGCAAAGCTGGCCGTGGTAACACGGTGAAAAACTGGTTGCAGCTGATGAACCTCGGTTACCGTATTCCCGGCGTGGTGAACACCGATGCTCACTACAACTACTACGGCAGTGGCTGGCGACGCAACTATGTCCGTTCGACTACCGACAATCCGGCCGAGGCCGACTTGATGGAAGTGTGCCATGCCCTCGAGAAGGGCCAGGTTGTGATGACGAATGGTCCCTTCATGGAAGTCACGGCGACTTCAGGCGACTCGACCGTTGGCCCGGGCGAAGATCTGCTGGCCAGCGATGGAGAGCCAGTGCTCCACATCAAAGTGCAGTGCGCGAACTGGTTGGATGTGAACCGCATTCAAATCGTGGTGAATGGCCAGTTGGTACCGGAGTTCAACTTCACACGGGCCGACAATGCCGAAGGCTTTGGCAACGAGACCGTGAAGTACGAAAGCGACCTGAAGCTTCCGCTTTCGGAAGATGCTCATGTGGTGGTGGTTGCCGCTGCCGAAGGGCGTCAGCTCGGCTGGGTCTACGGTCCCAAGCAAGGCAAGACCATGCCGATTGCGATCAGCAACCCGATCTTCGTCGACATCGAAGGCGATGGATTCAAGCCGAACGGCGATACGCTCGGCATCGCGCTTCCCGTGGAAGCCGATCACCAGCCGACTCACGGCCACGACCATCCCCACCCCCACCACTAAGAGTTCCCAGAGAAGAGACACCCTATGCGGCTGGAGAGAGTTTGTGTGAAGAGTTGCTCCCACTGGCAACTCGTGAGTGGGAGCATGGCAGCCATCGCTGCGTTACTATGTTTGCTTGGCCATACTGCCTTAGGGGATATCGTGATCTCGGAGATCATGTATAACCCCGATGGTAGCGATCGCGATAATACCGCTGGATTCAATCGCGAGTGGGTCGAGGTGTACAACAGCGGATCCCAAGCGGTGAACCTCGGTGGTTGGCAGTTTGCCGATCTGTACGACAACGACTACGCCAGCCTGGTGCCGGAAAACACGATTCTACAGCCTGGCAGCGCACTGGTGCTGGTGGGCGACGCGGCGACGTTCGATGCCCAATGGGGCACGGGATTGCCGAGGGTGGAGCTGAGCAATTTTCCGTCGCTCAGTAACACGCCGACCAACGGCAACGAACGACTCGCGTTCTACAACCCGGTAACGAACCAGGGCGACACGGTTACCTACGACGATACCAACGGTTGGCCGACCGACAGCCCCGATGGGTCGAGCATCATGCTGCAACCCGAGTACCTGCATCCCGCGCACAACAACGCGGGCGGCGCCTGGTTGCCTTCGATGTGGGGCGTATACGGTGCCGAGTATCGTACCTCGCCCGAAGGGACCCAAGATCGGGCCTCGCCGGGCTTCGTCGATCGGGTACCTCAAACAGCGTTCGAGCCCTCGCCCGACGCAGCCTGGTCGATGGTGGTGATGCCCGACTCGCAGAACTACGTGAAGAACTCGGCCGACGTGCACATCTTGCGAGAGATGAACGAGTGGATTCGCGACCAGCGCGATGCGTTCAACATCCAGCTGGTGATGCACGAAGGGGACATTGTCAACAATAACAACACCAGCACGCCGACCAGCGGCAACCAAACCGGCGATCAGCAATGGCAAAACGCCAAGGCCGCGATGAGCGTGCTCGACGGAGTGGTGCCTTACGTCTTCTCGCCAGGAAATCACGATTACGGAACCACCAGCGCCCAAACCCGCGAGACACAGTTTAACGACTACTTTAGGGAGACCGATAATCCGCTGGTCGACCCCGCTCAGGGGGGCATCCTGGTCGACACCCTGATACCGGGGCAACTCGACAGCGCGTATTTTGAGTTCACCGCGCCGGATGGTCGTGAGATGCTAATTCTCACGCTCGAGTGGGGACCTCGTCAGTACGTAGTGAATGCAGCGAACCGGGTGATGTCGGATCCCAAGTACGCGGATCATACTGCGATTATGATGACGCATGCCTACATGTATCACGACGAGACTCGCTACGATTGGAGCCGTAATCAGGACTCCGATCCTAACAACAACCAGGGCGGCAATCCTTACTCGTACGGCACGGCCAACGACACGAACGATGGCCAGGATCTGTGGGAAGAGCTGGTGAGTCAGCACGATCAGTTCGAGATGGTGCTCAGCGGGCATGTGGGTGGCGACGGTGTTGGGTACCAGGTCGATCCCGGCAGCGACGGCCAACTCGTGCATCAGATGCTGTTCAACTCGCAATTCGAAACCAATGCAGGCAACGGTTGGATTCGGATGGTTGAGTTCCTCGACGACGGTAAGACCGTACGCATTCGCACTTACTCTCCGCTGCACGACTTGCAAAAGACCGACTCGGCCAATTCGTTTACGTTCGAAATCACTCCGCTCCCCACGATCTTGTCGGGCGACTTTAACGACGATGGTATCGTCGACCTGGCCGACTACACGCTCTGGCGCGACAGTCTCGGTGCCCCGGCCGGCACGTTGCTGAACGATCGCTCCGGCGAGGTAATCGGCACCGCACAGTACCAGCTGTGGAAGGACAATTTCGGCCGCACCTCGGCCGACCACGTGCAATCGGGCGCTACGCAGGTTCCGGAGCCGGCTTCGCTGGTCTGGTATGTCGTGCTGATTTCAGCAACCGTAGCTGGCCGATTCGCCCGCCGAGGCGATCACTGAGTTCAAGCTATAGAAGTCGCTAAACCTGCGGCTCCACGCGACACTTTCCCCTCCTGATTGTTTTTACAGGAGGACAACGGGCGCTGTTGCGGGTAAACTATTTTTAGAAATACACGGCGGCGTGTAGGTGAGCATTCGATGCTTCGCTGCTCGCGGAAGCTGGCCGGAACTCCGGGCGCTTCGCTTTTCAATAGCTTGGAAGATGGTTGAAACAATGCGCAAGGCTCTGCAAGTTGGTTTACTGGTACTCATGGTCGCAACGATGCGATCGGCCTCGGCGGCCCCGGCCGGCGACACTCCCCACGCGAGTCCCTATCCGGTCTCGGCAGTGCGACTAGGGGCTGGGCCTTTCAAGGACGCCGCGGCGGCGAATCGCGAGTACCTGCTGGCGCTCGACGCCGACCGGCTGCTGGCTCCATTCCGCACCGAAGCGGGCCTCGAACCTCGCAAACCCTTCTACGGCAGCTGGGAGAGTGGTGGGCTCGGCGGCCAAACTGGTGGGCACTATCTGTCGGCGCTCTCGCTAATGGTCGCCCTCGGCGAAGACACCCCCGATGGTGAGCTGAACCGCCGTCTCGACTACGCCCTCAGCGAGCTGGCTGAGTGTCAGCAGGCCTATGGCAACGGCTACGTCGGCGGCGTGCCAGGCAGCCGGCAACTGTGGGCCGACGTACGTGCTGGAAACATCGATACGCATGGTTTCGGGCTGAACGGCAAATGGGTGCCTTGGTACAACATTCATAAGACCTTTGCTGGCATTCGCGACGCGTATGTGATTGCCGAAAAGCCGGTTGCCAAAGAGCTACTGGTGAACCTCGGCGACTGGTGTGTCGAGCTGATGTCGCATTTGGATGACAATCAAATGCAGGTCATGATGCGAGCCGAGCATGGCGGCATGAACGAGGTGCTGGCCGACCTGTATGCCATTACTGGCGACGAAAAGTACCTGCAAGCGGCCCAGCGATTCTGCCATCGCCAGGTGCTCGACCCGCTCCGCCGACATCAAGATCGACTCACCGGGCTGCACGCGAACACGCAGATTCCCAAAGTCATCGGTCTGAAACGCATCGGCGAACTGGCCGGCGACGAACAGGCGAACTCGGCCGCCAAGTTCTTCTGGCAAACCGTTTCGCAAGAGCGAAGCCTGGCGTTCGGCGGCAACAGCGTTGCCGAGCACTTCAACGATCCCAACGACTACTCGTCGGTGCTGGAGCGTCGCGAAGGCCCCGAGACCTGCAACACTTACAACATGCTTCGCCTTACCGAGCAGTTGTTCGCTGCCGAGCCGTCGGCCAATTACATCGATTTTTACGAGCGGGCGCTCTACAACCACATTCTGGCGGCCATTAATCCTGAGCATCCCGGCTTCGTGTACTTCACGCCGATTCGGCCGCAACTGTACCGAGTGTACTCGACGCCGGAGAACTGTTTCTGGTGCTGCGTCGGTACCGGCATCGAGAACCCCGGACGCTACGGTAAGCTGATTTACTCTGCAGCCGACGACGGTGGCATCTACGTCAATCTGTTCATCGCCAGCACCCTTACGGCCAGCGACAACGTACAAATCACGCAACAAACGAGCTTCCCTGACGAACCGAGCACACAGCTGACGCTGAAGCTCAAGCAACCGGCGAGTTTCGCGCTGCGAGTCCGTCATCCCGCGTGGGTACCGGCCGGTGAGTTCCAGGTACGCGTCAACGGCGAGCTGATGCAAGTCGAATCGCAGCCATCGTCGTACGCGGAAATCTCCCGCGAATGGCAAAATGGCGACGTGGTCGACGTGGCGCTGCCGATGCACACTACGACCGAACGTCTGCCGGATGGTTCCGACTGGGTAGCTCTGTTGCGAGGGCCGATTGTGCTGGTGGCTCCCGCAGGCACGCACGATCTGGTTGGGTTATTCGCCGACAACGAGCGAATGGCCCACGTGGCCGAAGGGGAATTGGTTCCGTTCGAAGAGGTGCCAGTGCTGCTAACCACCGAAGAAGACTTGCCATCGCACGTGGTTCCGCAATCCGGCGAGGGGCCCATGCACTTCGAACTAACGGATGTCGTGCAGCCGCCGGTAGGCGACGGAGTGTCGTTGGTGCCGTTCTTCCGTCTGCATGAGCAGCGTTACCAGATGTATTGGGAGCTTACCACCCAAGAGCAAATGCAAGCACGCAAGCAGCGTTTCGCGGCCGAGCAGCGCGCTCGGGAAGCACTTGAGCGAGCCACGCTCGACCGCGTTGCCATCGGCGAGCAGCAACCGGAGGTCGAACACCAGTTTGCCGGTAGCGAGACCGAATCCGGTAGCCATCAGGGACGCCGCTGGCGACATGGGAAGTGGTTCGAGTACACGCTCAACACCCGCGGCGAGTCAAAAGCGACACTCATGGTCACCTACTGGGGAGGCGATAATGGTCGCAGCTTCGACATCCTAGTGAATGGCGAGAAGCTGGCCAGCGAGACCCTTACCGCGTCGCATCCGACAGAGTTCTTCACCCAGAAGTATCCAATCGCTCCCCAAACCCTCACCCAGGCAGCCGATGGCAACCTGACCATTCGGTTCGAAGCCACTCGCGGAGTCGCGGGGGGAGTCTACGATTTACGGTTGCTGAACCCCTCGGAGCTCCCCTCCGAAAGTAATCCATAAACCCGCAAACGGCTTGTTTTTCGGCCTCAATCGGGTGTTTCCAAGGTTAATTGCCGGAAACCCTCCCTGAGCGGAGGCCGATTACTGGACAAACCGCGGTTTTCTAGAAAAAATTAAGGAAATGCGTCGGCGCGGCGTTTTCCTCCCCGCCCAGCGCGTGCGTGCAGCATTCCCTAACCAGGCTGGGCTCCTCCGTTGGCTACTCGCCGGGAAGCTGCGACGAGGAGCTGATGTTGTGAAGTGTCGGTTGGCATGCGACCGACTGCGACGAGTACTTTTCAGAGAGCAGGCAATCGATGAATCGGCGGACAGTAATCTGGACCGGGCGCTCACTGTTTGTAGCCTTACTTGGCTACATGCTGTCGGTGGTGCCTGTCAGCGGTCAGGACCAGCTGAGCTTATCAAACGACATGGTGCTCGACGCCCAAGCGTTGCTCATGCCGCGCAATGCTGTATACGGGCCGGTGATCAACGGGGCCTCTTACCAAACCGAAGCGCTCACGACGGTTGGCGACTATCAATACGCTACCTGGTACCACTACTCCGGTAATCAGGAATACGTCTATCTCGGCCGACGTGAGCTGGGAAGCACTACATGGGATGTCGCCAACACCGGTCAGACATTCGACGATGGAGATAACTCGTGGGACGCCCACAACGTGATTTCTATGGGCATCGACACCGATGGTCAGATTCACCTCAGCTACGACCATCACAACAGCTATCTGAACTACCGCAATACCAGCGATGGGGCTGCCTGGGCGAGCGAGTGGAACCCCACGCTGAATGCCGAGCAGAATACGCTCAACTCGAACATCAATCCACCGCCGTCGCCGTTTAACGATGTTACCTATCCACGGTTCATCAACGACCCCTCGACCGGCAATCTGGTAATGACCTTCCGCAACGGTACCAGTGGCGACGGCAACGTCTACATTGCTACCTACGATCCTGCGTCCAATGTGTGGGATACCCCTCACATGATTATCAATGGACGCACGGGTACTTACAGCGACGCGCTTGGTTCTTCCAGTAGTCGCAATGCCTATTTGAATGGGCTCGACATCGATTCCAACGGGCGGATGCATACCACGTGGACCTGGCGCGAGAGCGCTGGCGGCACGAACCACGACATCATGTACGCTTATAGCGACGACGGTGGCGACACCTGGCTTAACAACAGCGGAACCGTGATCGGCACTCTCAACAATCCGATCAATCTAAATTCAGCCGGCGCGACGGTCGTATCGATGGATCGTCGCAATACGTTGATGAATCAGCAAACGCAGCTTGTCGATGGCGATGGCACTGTGCACTCCATCATGTGGCACGCGACCGACGACAATGCCGATGCCGTCAATGGCTTTACTACTGGTCCGGCTGCTTACTATCACTATTTCCGCAACGCGAACGACGTGTGGGAGCGAACCGAATTGCCGACCGATCGCAAGGTTGGCTCTCGCCCCGACATGGCTGTCGACTCCGATGGCAACCTGTATGCCTTCTATGTTTCGCCCGGTGCAGGCGACGGGGCAGGGGTGCTCGACTACTACACGAATGGCGACTTGGTGATCGCCACTGCATCGCGAGCCACCGGTTGGCAAGACTGGGAAATCGTCTACACCGACACTCGCGACTTCGTCGGCGAACCCCAGGTCGATCGCAATCGGTTGCTGCAAGATGGGGTGCTCTCGGTCTATTTGCAAGAGAATGGCAACAACCTGAGCGGCTCGACTGGATCGGCACTGCATGTATTCGAACTCGATCGTCTTGCGCAACACCTGGTGTGGGCAGGCACCGCCGCGGGTGAGTGGAACACCGGTGGCACCAACGATTGGGACAGCTACGGCGACAACCAGGGAGATACCACGTTTGCCAATGGTTACCGAGTAACCTTCGACGACGGCGGCGGTACGATGGCCGTGAACATCACCGAAGCAGTGGCCCCCTCGTCGACGACCTTCAAAAACAACGCCCGCAACAATTACACCCTCACCGGCCAGGGGATTGCTGGTTCGGGAAGTTTGCGAGTCACTGGTGGTGGTTTTGTGACGCTGAATAATGCGGCCAACTCTTACTCCGGCAACACGCAGGTGGAGTGGGGC containing:
- a CDS encoding DUF5690 family protein — its product is MTVDPPDWEWNLDNPYAASEAVDASDAGATGMSKWLSGLPSPVFSAYCIVAAFTTYFCMYAFRKPFTAGEFEEPLSLEYYGVAYKTVLVAAQVSGYTISKFVGIKVISEMPPGRRAVFILGLIGVAELALLLFGMTPVPWNFVFLFLNGLPLGMVFGLVLSFLEGRQVTEALSAGLCASFILASGVVKSVGRMLIVDFGVSEYWMPALTGLLFVPPLFLGVWMLSRIPAPNQNDVSERSERQPMTGKDRIDLFLRHAFGLSAIVVVYSLLTVIRSFRDDFAVELWSELGTEGEPSIFARSELLVMFGVIFINGSAVFIRNNRTALLGSYSLICGGFVLVLASLAGHSAGVLDPFTFMVLLGLGAYVPYVAIHTTVFERLLAAFHERGNIGYLMYLADATGYLVYVGVMILKNYLPKGINFLPLFVNTTFWMSCVSLGLGAMLLVHYGRRIPRDQSPVPIADEPLPETV
- a CDS encoding CehA/McbA family metallohydrolase, which codes for MKPRLITLSVAIVCLWLSAALQAAELVKLNEQNWDATVPAGKEVDAIYGDRALVSDRVVAIVADAKKSRNANLTIRGVAGTVIDFTERGDQNDQLSCFYPHAGSYDITGPVEWPADLPATEGSAKVAYQLTPPEDATATMSPCTLVVGYELEEGKNYLTIRSLITNPTDETVSFQLADGIRADGDFKFGVHQPLNVWWCQDEYWQQAYGVIPVDSVWKMADKKTTKRKPRLIQYRSDSNKAMEIAAGKSVVLERRLYAAPDTMALLAKIAADQGQPTATVTVKVTDPDGPVAGATVKAIVDSKVVATAKTDDTGSLVAKVPVGSYRWVIESLGRKQQDLNTDLEADGEVTIESKLSQLGHVAGSVTDGEGQAIPCRVALYGLNVEDPNFGPDSAVHGVRNLWHTADGTFDVAVLPGEYRLVLSYGPEYDAVIKNIEVAAGEATEVAEQLVHSVDTTGWLSSELHSHSSPSGDNTASQRGRVLNLLVDQLEFIPCTEHQRVSTYVAHLEHFNAMQRVLTCSGIEMTGSPLPINHQNAFPLVERPRTQNGGGPTRHVNPEVQIERLAMWDSQSDKVVQINHPNIGQMVGDKNLDGTPDEGFRKMFGFADVIEVHPMGAIFEPLTVGDDGKAGRGNTVKNWLQLMNLGYRIPGVVNTDAHYNYYGSGWRRNYVRSTTDNPAEADLMEVCHALEKGQVVMTNGPFMEVTATSGDSTVGPGEDLLASDGEPVLHIKVQCANWLDVNRIQIVVNGQLVPEFNFTRADNAEGFGNETVKYESDLKLPLSEDAHVVVVAAAEGRQLGWVYGPKQGKTMPIAISNPIFVDIEGDGFKPNGDTLGIALPVEADHQPTHGHDHPHPHH
- a CDS encoding lamin tail domain-containing protein — encoded protein: MKSCSHWQLVSGSMAAIAALLCLLGHTALGDIVISEIMYNPDGSDRDNTAGFNREWVEVYNSGSQAVNLGGWQFADLYDNDYASLVPENTILQPGSALVLVGDAATFDAQWGTGLPRVELSNFPSLSNTPTNGNERLAFYNPVTNQGDTVTYDDTNGWPTDSPDGSSIMLQPEYLHPAHNNAGGAWLPSMWGVYGAEYRTSPEGTQDRASPGFVDRVPQTAFEPSPDAAWSMVVMPDSQNYVKNSADVHILREMNEWIRDQRDAFNIQLVMHEGDIVNNNNTSTPTSGNQTGDQQWQNAKAAMSVLDGVVPYVFSPGNHDYGTTSAQTRETQFNDYFRETDNPLVDPAQGGILVDTLIPGQLDSAYFEFTAPDGREMLILTLEWGPRQYVVNAANRVMSDPKYADHTAIMMTHAYMYHDETRYDWSRNQDSDPNNNQGGNPYSYGTANDTNDGQDLWEELVSQHDQFEMVLSGHVGGDGVGYQVDPGSDGQLVHQMLFNSQFETNAGNGWIRMVEFLDDGKTVRIRTYSPLHDLQKTDSANSFTFEITPLPTILSGDFNDDGIVDLADYTLWRDSLGAPAGTLLNDRSGEVIGTAQYQLWKDNFGRTSADHVQSGATQVPEPASLVWYVVLISATVAGRFARRGDH
- a CDS encoding glycoside hydrolase family 127 protein, producing MVETMRKALQVGLLVLMVATMRSASAAPAGDTPHASPYPVSAVRLGAGPFKDAAAANREYLLALDADRLLAPFRTEAGLEPRKPFYGSWESGGLGGQTGGHYLSALSLMVALGEDTPDGELNRRLDYALSELAECQQAYGNGYVGGVPGSRQLWADVRAGNIDTHGFGLNGKWVPWYNIHKTFAGIRDAYVIAEKPVAKELLVNLGDWCVELMSHLDDNQMQVMMRAEHGGMNEVLADLYAITGDEKYLQAAQRFCHRQVLDPLRRHQDRLTGLHANTQIPKVIGLKRIGELAGDEQANSAAKFFWQTVSQERSLAFGGNSVAEHFNDPNDYSSVLERREGPETCNTYNMLRLTEQLFAAEPSANYIDFYERALYNHILAAINPEHPGFVYFTPIRPQLYRVYSTPENCFWCCVGTGIENPGRYGKLIYSAADDGGIYVNLFIASTLTASDNVQITQQTSFPDEPSTQLTLKLKQPASFALRVRHPAWVPAGEFQVRVNGELMQVESQPSSYAEISREWQNGDVVDVALPMHTTTERLPDGSDWVALLRGPIVLVAPAGTHDLVGLFADNERMAHVAEGELVPFEEVPVLLTTEEDLPSHVVPQSGEGPMHFELTDVVQPPVGDGVSLVPFFRLHEQRYQMYWELTTQEQMQARKQRFAAEQRAREALERATLDRVAIGEQQPEVEHQFAGSETESGSHQGRRWRHGKWFEYTLNTRGESKATLMVTYWGGDNGRSFDILVNGEKLASETLTASHPTEFFTQKYPIAPQTLTQAADGNLTIRFEATRGVAGGVYDLRLLNPSELPSESNP
- a CDS encoding BNR repeat-containing protein — translated: MNRRTVIWTGRSLFVALLGYMLSVVPVSGQDQLSLSNDMVLDAQALLMPRNAVYGPVINGASYQTEALTTVGDYQYATWYHYSGNQEYVYLGRRELGSTTWDVANTGQTFDDGDNSWDAHNVISMGIDTDGQIHLSYDHHNSYLNYRNTSDGAAWASEWNPTLNAEQNTLNSNINPPPSPFNDVTYPRFINDPSTGNLVMTFRNGTSGDGNVYIATYDPASNVWDTPHMIINGRTGTYSDALGSSSSRNAYLNGLDIDSNGRMHTTWTWRESAGGTNHDIMYAYSDDGGDTWLNNSGTVIGTLNNPINLNSAGATVVSMDRRNTLMNQQTQLVDGDGTVHSIMWHATDDNADAVNGFTTGPAAYYHYFRNANDVWERTELPTDRKVGSRPDMAVDSDGNLYAFYVSPGAGDGAGVLDYYTNGDLVIATASRATGWQDWEIVYTDTRDFVGEPQVDRNRLLQDGVLSVYLQENGNNLSGSTGSALHVFELDRLAQHLVWAGTAAGEWNTGGTNDWDSYGDNQGDTTFANGYRVTFDDGGGTMAVNITEAVAPSSTTFKNNARNNYTLTGQGIAGSGSLRVTGGGFVTLNNAANSYSGNTQVEWGTLSLSGEATIAASPVISVSDNATLNVSALNSTFSVAAGQVLEVATEGRVIGDTQVGSTAAMHASGSVYGSLVVQSAGMLRVGAAGLTQQVGNSSYSLIDNFDSYNNATNQNIGSHSSGDVTNGAWDGVFDGTNNAQVVDEGTSNQSLEVWGLPAQGGNGWRGAKTDLSSSYDLDFTVEDSETTTLFFQFKALDNTGVFDTMFGLSDDVANIDNADAWQDFAVMPFLAGGGIGAADFKASTTTGDQIAIENVAADQWYNVWLVVDTQTNLFDIYTSLGDDDGTLAVSNAIFRNGYGNSSMAAFGINGRESGRVQIDNLYMSLGANTANPLTGSGGGVYAVESLLVEGDLTLEQGALLQLDIATAGVSDTIEVTGQMTLAGTLELTLAEGATAPELGEGYDLFEFASAVGAFDDFVLPELADGWGWNTTQLGISGMLSVGLAGDYNGDGTVNLADYTVWRDHLGSDWISNRDTLLTGVVGLDDYQVWKDNFGATLPAGEFAAQAVPEPATLAWCSLVFASLLLYHASQRYRGVQTRLCR